One Thermococcus kodakarensis KOD1 genomic window carries:
- the cas8a2 gene encoding type I-A CRISPR-associated protein Cas8a2/Csx9 — MLLEALSSYPYEGLTKELLSLGMSWVVMDAGIEPDEEELADTLEGALKSLGSRVKIHTSKMGRNDRSSFDKVLKAWFGRSAPETYGELFELVVTETIKLLRDGNIDPGESLSTIKTDKNGTYLGIAYNGEQAILPAIIKQPEYYERQSGFLSPTTGQKAQIRMDPLWFSFMALGFFTSFAGFIGGKYYLMTKPGIEVFWPYEVEEIIEKGILPLTGAGASGRISLSTEELYEMKLAMKLAEEGRDVIEEVYPVTLHLISLEGQVYTELKTTQLNLTGLSEYMEEYVNRIESASMGGLPILVELKAGNATIQKYPLWALVDIAERELWKGVNGDGEMLAYIFVKDLYRAINSGRRELIRDAVFRLFRQGRALLEGSGRASGEFRKVMKTFMWQEHLEVLL; from the coding sequence TTGCTCCTTGAGGCTCTCTCAAGCTATCCATACGAAGGTTTGACCAAGGAACTGCTCTCCCTAGGCATGTCGTGGGTTGTAATGGACGCAGGTATTGAGCCTGACGAAGAAGAACTCGCCGATACATTGGAAGGGGCATTGAAATCCCTCGGTAGTAGGGTGAAGATTCACACATCAAAAATGGGCAGAAACGACAGGAGTTCCTTTGACAAGGTTCTAAAGGCATGGTTCGGGAGGAGTGCCCCTGAAACTTACGGTGAACTCTTTGAACTTGTGGTCACTGAGACCATAAAGCTGCTCAGAGACGGGAATATAGACCCTGGGGAGTCTTTATCCACAATAAAAACAGACAAAAACGGAACCTATCTCGGAATAGCGTACAACGGGGAGCAAGCCATCCTGCCAGCAATAATCAAGCAACCAGAGTATTACGAGCGCCAGAGCGGTTTTCTAAGTCCGACTACCGGCCAGAAAGCCCAGATACGCATGGATCCCCTCTGGTTCTCTTTCATGGCCCTCGGTTTCTTCACGAGCTTTGCGGGATTCATAGGGGGGAAGTATTACCTAATGACGAAGCCTGGAATTGAGGTTTTCTGGCCATACGAGGTTGAAGAGATCATCGAGAAGGGCATCCTGCCGCTAACAGGTGCAGGAGCATCGGGTAGAATTTCTCTGAGCACGGAGGAGCTCTATGAGATGAAGTTGGCAATGAAGCTCGCCGAGGAGGGACGCGACGTCATTGAGGAAGTCTATCCCGTGACACTACATCTGATAAGCCTTGAGGGGCAGGTTTACACCGAGCTCAAGACCACACAGCTCAATTTGACTGGATTGAGCGAGTATATGGAAGAATACGTGAATAGAATAGAGTCTGCTAGTATGGGTGGTTTGCCCATTCTCGTGGAACTTAAAGCGGGAAACGCCACGATTCAGAAGTACCCCCTCTGGGCCCTTGTGGATATTGCAGAAAGAGAACTCTGGAAGGGTGTTAACGGTGACGGCGAGATGCTAGCATATATCTTTGTCAAAGACCTGTACAGGGCCATTAACAGCGGAAGGAGAGAGTTAATCAGAGACGCCGTTTTCAGACTGTTCCGTCAGGGCAGGGCCCTTCTGGAGGGAAGCGGTAGGGCGAGCGGAGAGTTTCGGAAGGTCATGAAAACCTTCATGTGGCAGGAACACCTGGAGGTGCTTCTTTGA
- the cas5a gene encoding type I-A CRISPR-associated protein Cas5a: MKVQLRPTGIIALRALPQSKMRTALRYVPPTTLIGAISYPLLHISDDRGETIYEKKTFKSKAESVIGLFKWVTIKTEGRPKLYGSLLKINTIYRGKVQSAVTSFPFAVFYGESTNSLTAAYFVDEDALSESTYSAKDLERAAWGITRLGSRESIVSVEDVKMGKAVFREANKVRTAYAFPFKGVNVHGKGTLQAVVDWRLGIGDYSNAKRMVMFYPEETVEVEGGLSIVELDGEVVILAP; the protein is encoded by the coding sequence TTGAAGGTTCAGCTAAGACCCACGGGAATAATAGCCCTCCGTGCCCTCCCCCAGAGCAAGATGCGCACTGCCCTACGCTACGTTCCACCAACTACGCTAATAGGGGCAATATCATACCCCCTTCTCCACATCAGCGACGACAGAGGAGAGACAATTTACGAAAAGAAAACTTTCAAGAGCAAAGCAGAATCAGTAATTGGCCTCTTCAAATGGGTCACCATTAAGACAGAGGGCAGACCAAAGCTCTATGGGTCTCTACTGAAGATCAACACAATTTACCGCGGAAAAGTTCAGAGCGCAGTGACTTCGTTCCCATTTGCAGTTTTCTATGGAGAGTCTACCAACTCACTCACAGCCGCTTATTTTGTTGACGAGGACGCTCTCTCTGAGAGTACCTACAGTGCAAAAGACTTAGAGAGAGCCGCATGGGGAATAACGAGGCTCGGCTCAAGGGAATCCATAGTCAGCGTTGAGGATGTTAAGATGGGAAAGGCCGTATTTCGGGAGGCGAATAAGGTTAGAACAGCGTACGCGTTTCCCTTTAAGGGAGTCAACGTGCATGGAAAAGGAACCCTCCAGGCAGTTGTAGACTGGCGCTTAGGAATCGGCGACTACTCCAATGCCAAGCGCATGGTAATGTTTTATCCGGAAGAAACAGTTGAAGTCGAGGGGGGACTGTCGATTGTGGAGCTCGACGGGGAGGTGGTTATCCTTGCTCCTTGA
- a CDS encoding DevR family CRISPR-associated autoregulator: protein MVETAGNYGKHRRVPYLVEEDGKLKTVYVPAMSGESLAHAYQEHLVREALSAGLPVCDDCQRGEFYKSMDEVHFAPKLFNREEVFESVLANLSEVVDITISVLSSEIEKERNKKKQNEDKIKELEKFRGFMENLVKSEKPRDYILKNLSLASQVFGNYVIKKGILDLPPVKIEDIIVKSCVVEDVGGFLYTGSAPIRRSSAFQVSYALPVKSVALFATSEPQLHARHAQMDASSKKGNASEQMIYYVETGTALYGFTFNLDLDAIGVSAITSKPILDENEIKKRREASLKALFRMLSSSQFGAKLSRFFPVGGITELIVAVTDHPFVVTSPIYDDYIEKTQRRLKVLKSFGEESFLVVAGEEKVPEEALKEAIDYLHEKEAF, encoded by the coding sequence ATGGTCGAAACAGCCGGAAACTACGGCAAGCACAGGCGTGTTCCCTACCTAGTCGAGGAAGACGGAAAGCTGAAAACGGTCTACGTGCCCGCCATGAGCGGCGAAAGCCTAGCCCACGCATACCAGGAGCACCTCGTTAGGGAGGCCCTCTCGGCAGGTCTACCTGTCTGTGATGACTGTCAGAGAGGCGAGTTCTACAAGTCCATGGACGAGGTCCACTTCGCCCCCAAGCTATTCAATAGAGAAGAAGTATTTGAGAGTGTTCTGGCCAACTTGTCAGAAGTAGTGGATATCACAATCTCCGTTTTATCTTCAGAGATTGAAAAAGAGCGCAATAAGAAGAAACAGAACGAAGATAAGATCAAAGAACTTGAGAAATTCAGAGGGTTCATGGAGAACTTAGTGAAGTCCGAGAAGCCTCGAGACTATATCCTCAAAAACCTCTCACTCGCTTCACAGGTCTTTGGCAATTATGTAATCAAAAAAGGCATCTTAGATTTGCCTCCTGTCAAGATAGAAGACATAATTGTCAAGAGCTGTGTCGTAGAAGATGTTGGAGGGTTCCTATATACTGGTTCAGCACCCATAAGACGGAGTTCAGCCTTCCAAGTAAGCTACGCCCTCCCAGTCAAGTCGGTCGCCCTCTTCGCCACTTCCGAGCCGCAACTCCACGCTAGGCACGCTCAGATGGATGCATCGAGCAAGAAGGGCAACGCCTCCGAGCAGATGATATACTACGTTGAAACTGGCACCGCACTCTACGGTTTCACGTTCAACCTCGACCTTGACGCAATAGGTGTGAGCGCGATAACATCGAAGCCAATACTCGATGAGAATGAGATAAAGAAGAGACGTGAGGCGTCTCTAAAGGCGCTCTTCAGAATGCTTTCTTCGAGCCAGTTTGGAGCCAAACTCTCCCGCTTCTTCCCGGTTGGGGGAATAACGGAGCTTATTGTGGCAGTCACGGATCATCCTTTTGTCGTTACCTCCCCGATTTACGACGACTACATTGAGAAAACTCAGAGACGGCTGAAAGTCCTTAAGAGCTTTGGGGAGGAGAGCTTTCTCGTCGTGGCGGGAGAGGAGAAAGTCCCAGAAGAGGCTCTGAAGGAGGCAATTGACTACCTCCACGAGAAGGAAGCCTTTTGA
- the csa5 gene encoding type I-A CRISPR-associated protein Csa5 — translation MVKTEYEGIVKMLRFFVQTKNFSYVDRIGNALNPEPVEVALLEALRAFRSIRESASIEGDGRRYVEKDGNKIPMPGIPSDEEVKIFLDDVRSDMGVAKLVATLALAYPSKKENSGGDE, via the coding sequence ATGGTAAAGACTGAGTATGAAGGTATCGTAAAAATGCTGAGGTTCTTTGTCCAGACGAAGAACTTCAGCTATGTGGACAGGATTGGAAACGCACTGAACCCGGAACCTGTTGAAGTGGCCCTTCTCGAGGCTCTCAGGGCCTTTAGATCGATCAGAGAAAGTGCTTCCATTGAAGGAGATGGAAGGAGGTACGTGGAGAAGGATGGGAATAAAATCCCCATGCCGGGAATTCCAAGCGATGAGGAAGTAAAGATATTCCTCGACGATGTTCGCTCGGATATGGGAGTTGCAAAACTCGTGGCTACCCTTGCCCTCGCGTATCCCTCAAAGAAAGAAAACTCTGGAGGTGATGAGTGA
- the cas1b gene encoding type I-B CRISPR-associated endonuclease Cas1b, which translates to MRKRSLTLFSDGNLFRRENTLYFENAQGRKPLAVEGIYDIYVYGHVNISSQALHFLAQKGIPVHFFNHYGHYDGSFYPRESLLSGDLIIKQAKHYLDQEKRLILAKLFVRGSALNMEKNLKRWKVADGFSGLLDELFEELESARKITEVMNVEARIRGEYYTRWDNALPEGFKIVKRTRRPPENEMNALISFLNSRLYATIVSELYNTQLAPTVSYLHEPGERRFSLALDLSEIFKPIIADRIANRLVKQGIIKREHFRGELNGVLLTKEGMKVVLKAYNEELGRSVKHPGLKKNVTKQRLIRLEAYKLIKHLVGVKDYEPLVAWF; encoded by the coding sequence ATGAGAAAGCGCTCTCTCACCCTCTTTTCCGACGGGAACCTCTTCCGGCGGGAGAACACACTCTACTTCGAGAACGCGCAGGGAAGAAAGCCCCTCGCCGTTGAGGGCATCTACGATATCTACGTCTACGGCCACGTCAACATAAGCTCGCAGGCCCTCCATTTTCTGGCCCAGAAGGGGATACCCGTCCACTTCTTCAACCACTACGGTCACTACGATGGCTCATTTTATCCGCGGGAAAGCCTCCTTTCGGGGGACTTGATAATCAAGCAGGCCAAACACTACCTCGATCAAGAAAAACGCCTCATCCTTGCCAAACTCTTCGTGAGAGGTTCCGCTCTCAATATGGAGAAGAACTTGAAGCGCTGGAAGGTTGCCGATGGGTTTTCGGGGCTTTTAGATGAACTCTTCGAAGAGCTTGAGAGCGCGAGGAAGATAACTGAGGTCATGAACGTCGAGGCAAGGATAAGGGGGGAATACTACACCCGCTGGGACAACGCCCTGCCTGAAGGCTTTAAGATCGTGAAAAGGACTAGAAGACCACCGGAGAACGAGATGAACGCCCTGATAAGCTTTCTCAATTCTCGCCTTTACGCCACCATCGTGAGCGAGCTCTACAACACCCAGCTTGCCCCGACGGTGAGCTACCTCCACGAGCCCGGCGAGAGGAGGTTTTCGCTCGCGCTCGATTTGAGCGAGATATTCAAGCCGATAATAGCGGACAGGATAGCGAACAGACTCGTGAAGCAGGGAATAATAAAGAGGGAGCACTTCAGGGGTGAGCTGAACGGCGTCCTGCTTACAAAGGAGGGTATGAAGGTTGTTTTGAAGGCCTACAACGAAGAGCTGGGCAGAAGCGTTAAGCACCCAGGACTTAAGAAGAACGTTACAAAGCAGAGACTTATCCGCCTTGAGGCGTACAAGCTGATTAAGCATCTCGTTGGGGTTAAGGACTACGAGCCACTGGTGGCATGGTTTTGA
- a CDS encoding PIN domain-containing protein, with protein sequence MLLYDTFEDLPFHHKARRLLDSLDRWYVPPIVLQEYVWFFRRKNLPVKLARSMLSEYLDDPRFNRLNDNGESIVYALELIEKNSLSLSRFNDAIILYHALQRSYPLATFDKKFRKLAVKNGVEVLPAKV encoded by the coding sequence GTGCTCCTGTACGACACATTTGAAGATCTCCCATTTCATCACAAAGCCCGACGGCTTTTGGATTCGCTGGATCGCTGGTACGTACCCCCAATAGTTCTGCAGGAATACGTTTGGTTCTTCAGGAGAAAAAACCTACCCGTGAAGCTTGCAAGGTCCATGCTTAGTGAGTATTTAGATGATCCTCGCTTTAACAGGTTGAACGATAACGGGGAGTCTATAGTCTACGCACTTGAGCTTATAGAAAAGAACTCCTTGTCACTATCTCGTTTTAACGATGCTATAATCCTGTATCACGCTCTCCAAAGGAGCTATCCCCTTGCCACGTTTGACAAAAAATTCAGAAAACTGGCAGTTAAAAATGGCGTGGAGGTTCTCCCAGCGAAAGTATAA
- a CDS encoding AbrB/MazE/SpoVT family DNA-binding domain-containing protein: MPVTKVTRNYQITLPAEIRKALGIEEGELLEVELEGEKIVVKRLKRRRKTLKLGERLTPEEIEKVIEEGMEECMQ, translated from the coding sequence ATGCCTGTGACAAAGGTAACCCGGAACTATCAGATAACGCTCCCCGCGGAGATCAGAAAAGCCCTCGGAATTGAGGAGGGAGAGTTGCTGGAGGTTGAGCTTGAAGGGGAAAAAATCGTAGTCAAGAGGCTGAAGAGAAGGAGGAAAACCCTCAAACTAGGAGAGAGGCTCACGCCCGAGGAGATTGAGAAGGTCATTGAGGAGGGCATGGAAGAATGCATGCAGTGA
- the cas4 gene encoding CRISPR-associated protein Cas4 gives MEDKYSLDELLIGGTEVNYLFICPTKLWYFSRGITMEQENEWVDLGKFLHERRYASEEKEVQIGSIKIDFIRKKDYIEVHEVKLGKSMEKAHEMQALYYLYYLKRLGIEAKAVLHYPKLNETKVITLDGREEEVEAAIGEVQRIKSLQAPPEPVKSKRCKKCAYYELCWV, from the coding sequence GTGGAAGATAAGTATTCTCTCGACGAGCTCCTCATCGGCGGCACCGAGGTCAACTACCTCTTCATCTGCCCGACCAAGCTCTGGTACTTCTCCAGGGGCATCACGATGGAGCAGGAGAACGAGTGGGTTGATCTCGGAAAGTTCCTCCACGAGAGGCGCTATGCCAGCGAGGAGAAGGAAGTCCAGATCGGGAGCATAAAGATAGACTTCATCAGGAAAAAGGACTACATAGAAGTCCACGAGGTCAAGCTCGGCAAGAGCATGGAGAAGGCTCACGAGATGCAGGCGCTCTACTACCTTTACTACCTCAAGAGGCTCGGTATCGAAGCCAAAGCAGTTCTTCACTATCCAAAGCTCAACGAGACGAAGGTGATAACCCTCGACGGCAGGGAGGAAGAAGTAGAGGCGGCAATTGGAGAAGTCCAGAGGATAAAATCACTCCAGGCTCCACCCGAGCCGGTGAAATCAAAGAGGTGCAAAAAGTGCGCCTACTACGAGCTGTGCTGGGTTTGA
- a CDS encoding AAA family ATPase, translating to MENPFRYGEPVVGKDFADRKKELEELKMEMLSGQNVIIYSPRRFGKSSLVYNAILSLGDRIVPLWIDCYGVLTKKEFAEKIASESLKHLKFQNLLKSAKRLFKKVTPKIRLGDALEVEFTFGEEETAFEESLELPQRLAEHLEKRVVVVFDEFQEVAELGEDVLKKMRSKFQWQRDVAFVFIGSRRSMMERIFRSAQSPFYNFGRHMVLGKIPKDEFKEFILEKFKETGIEVRENIVDMVLELTGGHPYYTQKFCHRLWYVGKLKGSLEMEDVEKTFEELVKESEASYIEIWDSLPLSQRKVLLAIARGEKDLYSSEFLIRYRFSSASSVQYSIKALREKELIHRINGEFEISDPFLHHWLLWRFGSGR from the coding sequence ATGGAGAACCCCTTCAGATACGGCGAACCGGTCGTCGGTAAGGACTTTGCGGACAGAAAAAAGGAGCTTGAAGAGCTGAAAATGGAAATGCTGAGCGGCCAGAACGTGATAATTTACTCCCCAAGGCGTTTCGGGAAGAGCTCACTCGTTTACAACGCCATTCTCTCCCTAGGAGACCGGATTGTTCCCCTCTGGATAGACTGCTACGGCGTGCTGACAAAGAAGGAGTTTGCGGAGAAGATAGCCTCTGAATCCCTGAAGCATTTAAAGTTCCAAAACCTTCTGAAGAGTGCCAAAAGGCTGTTCAAAAAAGTTACTCCAAAAATCCGTCTCGGAGATGCACTTGAGGTCGAGTTCACCTTTGGGGAAGAGGAAACTGCCTTTGAGGAGTCTCTCGAACTCCCCCAGCGGCTGGCAGAGCATCTTGAGAAGAGGGTAGTGGTTGTTTTCGATGAGTTCCAGGAAGTTGCTGAACTTGGGGAGGACGTCCTGAAAAAAATGCGCTCGAAGTTCCAGTGGCAGAGGGATGTGGCCTTCGTGTTCATTGGGAGCAGGAGGAGCATGATGGAGAGAATATTCCGCTCGGCCCAGAGCCCGTTCTACAACTTCGGGAGGCACATGGTTCTTGGAAAGATCCCGAAGGACGAGTTCAAAGAGTTTATACTGGAGAAATTCAAGGAAACGGGGATCGAGGTCAGGGAGAACATCGTGGATATGGTTCTTGAGCTAACTGGGGGCCATCCCTATTACACTCAAAAGTTCTGCCACCGGCTCTGGTACGTCGGAAAGCTCAAAGGAAGCCTCGAGATGGAAGACGTCGAAAAGACGTTTGAAGAACTCGTTAAAGAAAGCGAAGCCAGCTACATAGAGATATGGGACTCCCTGCCGCTCTCCCAGAGGAAGGTTCTCTTAGCTATAGCCCGGGGAGAAAAGGATCTGTACTCTTCTGAGTTCCTTATAAGGTACAGGTTTAGCTCGGCTTCCTCAGTTCAATACTCAATCAAGGCCCTCAGGGAGAAGGAGCTGATACACCGCATTAACGGAGAATTTGAGATCAGCGACCCCTTCCTCCATCACTGGCTTCTCTGGAGGTTTGGAAGTGGAAGATAA
- a CDS encoding CRISPR-associated helicase/endonuclease Cas3: MKLCYAKFNPHQYLECHTLDAINVLKSIKNSFPWLEELSPGIFERSFYAVLLHDIGKCASGFQKKKNKWGYRHEILSVPFVQFLDFSERERNLIALAILTHHKTLDELEEILPVRIDNIGPLEFDEKLDELLERAEYIEKTFISRIPNIEAYYFGTTKLPKRFNLPPDWKERLRDFDFQKLTEWYENNLEAERGTLTFMRGLLNASDHLASAGETEILLLPDIVERLELKIPMRKLRPLQVAASNSEGNLLLRAPTGYGKTEAALLWANRNAFRNKEGITSRIFYVLPYKASINAMHQRMMDIFSDPSLVGVLHSSASFYLYTSALEYKRLSSLYHKIYTPLKVTTPFQLMKAFFGVGFHEMLKTELSGSLIIFDEIHAYEPNVLGIILAMLKELEGLKAKTMVMTATLPDFLEELITDTADFRELKTSAEEADKFTRHRVHVIDGGMESVGELIADLGIHKKVEETSRPGLVACNSVDQAVRVYKELSEDYRVLLLHSRFTYGDRETKEKLLLEKMSEYDFVVATQVVEVSLDLSFSTILTEPAPLDALIQRFGRVNRQGWKEGRIEDVYVLTKGADADRKIYNPYDVVEESLKILQDFDGKELRESLIPELVSEAYAPVSDELVEKVRDYQNTAQDVFNNVKPMRTGEDEQKFYQMFNGLEAVPGVYQGRVSELLDKKMGMELYRYLIPIPMWFYHAERKNFHRLSDKGYGKYILVAELEYDPNKGLQRVPLSEGDII, translated from the coding sequence ATGAAGCTCTGCTACGCCAAATTCAATCCGCACCAGTACCTTGAGTGCCACACACTCGATGCAATCAACGTGCTGAAGAGCATAAAGAACTCCTTTCCCTGGCTTGAGGAGCTCTCGCCTGGCATCTTTGAACGTTCATTTTATGCCGTTCTCCTCCATGATATCGGGAAGTGTGCTTCAGGCTTTCAGAAAAAGAAAAACAAGTGGGGTTACCGCCATGAGATACTCTCGGTTCCGTTTGTGCAGTTTCTGGACTTTTCGGAGAGGGAACGCAACCTGATAGCGCTCGCCATATTAACCCACCATAAAACTCTGGATGAACTTGAAGAGATTCTCCCAGTTCGTATTGACAACATAGGTCCCCTCGAGTTCGACGAAAAGCTTGATGAACTCCTTGAACGAGCTGAGTACATAGAGAAGACGTTCATATCACGGATTCCGAACATTGAGGCTTACTATTTTGGTACGACAAAACTGCCAAAAAGGTTTAACCTTCCGCCAGACTGGAAAGAACGGCTTAGAGATTTCGATTTCCAAAAGCTGACTGAATGGTATGAGAACAACCTCGAAGCTGAAAGAGGAACATTGACGTTCATGCGCGGCCTCCTTAATGCGTCAGACCATCTTGCATCTGCGGGCGAAACAGAAATACTCCTCCTCCCCGACATTGTCGAGCGGCTTGAATTAAAAATCCCAATGAGGAAGCTCAGGCCTCTTCAGGTTGCGGCTTCCAATTCGGAGGGAAACCTGCTCCTAAGAGCACCTACAGGATACGGAAAAACCGAAGCGGCTCTCCTGTGGGCTAACAGGAACGCTTTCAGAAACAAGGAAGGTATAACGAGCAGAATTTTTTATGTCCTGCCCTACAAAGCCAGCATAAACGCGATGCACCAGAGAATGATGGATATATTTTCCGACCCATCCTTGGTGGGGGTTCTACACAGCTCTGCGAGCTTTTATCTTTACACATCTGCCCTTGAGTACAAGCGACTGAGCTCGCTGTACCATAAAATTTACACTCCGCTAAAGGTCACCACGCCATTTCAGCTTATGAAGGCCTTCTTTGGGGTTGGATTCCACGAGATGCTGAAAACCGAGCTTTCAGGATCCCTCATCATATTCGACGAGATCCACGCCTATGAGCCCAACGTTCTCGGCATAATCCTTGCAATGCTTAAAGAACTCGAAGGTCTGAAAGCAAAGACAATGGTAATGACAGCTACCTTACCGGACTTCCTTGAAGAACTTATCACGGATACTGCTGATTTTAGAGAGCTCAAGACCTCTGCAGAAGAAGCGGACAAGTTTACCCGCCATAGGGTTCATGTTATCGATGGGGGAATGGAGTCTGTAGGGGAGCTAATAGCTGATCTTGGAATTCACAAAAAGGTCGAGGAAACTTCAAGGCCTGGATTGGTAGCATGCAATAGCGTAGATCAAGCGGTTAGAGTCTACAAAGAGCTGAGTGAAGATTATAGAGTTCTGCTTCTTCACAGCCGGTTTACATACGGCGATAGAGAGACTAAGGAGAAGTTACTCCTTGAGAAGATGTCCGAGTACGACTTTGTTGTTGCCACCCAGGTTGTGGAAGTTTCCCTTGACCTCAGCTTCTCGACGATACTAACTGAGCCGGCACCTCTAGACGCGTTAATACAGCGCTTTGGACGCGTGAATAGGCAAGGTTGGAAGGAGGGGCGGATTGAGGACGTCTACGTCCTAACCAAAGGCGCAGACGCTGATAGAAAGATTTACAATCCCTATGATGTTGTTGAGGAGAGCTTAAAGATACTCCAAGACTTCGATGGTAAAGAACTAAGAGAATCCTTAATCCCTGAGCTAGTAAGTGAGGCTTACGCACCCGTTTCCGACGAGCTTGTAGAAAAGGTTCGCGACTATCAAAACACAGCTCAAGATGTCTTCAACAATGTGAAACCTATGAGGACAGGTGAAGATGAACAAAAGTTCTATCAGATGTTTAACGGTCTCGAAGCTGTTCCTGGGGTTTATCAAGGGAGGGTCAGCGAACTGCTTGATAAGAAAATGGGTATGGAATTGTACAGATATCTTATTCCAATCCCTATGTGGTTCTATCACGCTGAGCGGAAAAACTTCCACAGGCTCTCCGATAAGGGCTATGGGAAATACATTCTTGTTGCGGAGCTTGAGTACGATCCCAATAAAGGACTCCAGAGAGTCCCGTTGAGTGAGGGCGATATTATTTGA
- the cas5b gene encoding type I-B CRISPR-associated protein Cas5b: protein MIRVKLRAWTASFRFPTFQSGYQPTLPVPPPSTIQGILSAAKGEPVYLTQLPYVGYIFKSSGKGVDLEKIYALGKVETDIMKREFHYNAELYLYLPDEWKQYFKRPRYQLLLGRSSDLAIVEEIKENISLDEKEAPLGGTVVPIELGVPGMVHALVVEYDYSTVPRRAKLVKPFVVLPYPKTAAEKRRQTTRGFYDSELGIGVYLHRWSR from the coding sequence ATGATACGGGTGAAACTAAGGGCGTGGACGGCATCTTTCCGCTTCCCAACATTTCAGTCGGGGTACCAGCCAACTCTGCCAGTTCCGCCGCCATCAACTATTCAGGGCATACTCTCGGCCGCAAAAGGGGAACCAGTCTACCTCACCCAGCTTCCATATGTTGGCTATATCTTCAAAAGCAGTGGAAAGGGAGTGGATCTTGAAAAGATCTATGCCCTTGGAAAGGTCGAGACCGATATCATGAAGCGCGAGTTTCACTACAACGCGGAGCTCTACCTTTATCTTCCAGATGAGTGGAAGCAATATTTCAAAAGACCTCGCTATCAGCTTCTGCTTGGCAGATCAAGTGACCTGGCGATTGTCGAGGAGATCAAAGAAAACATTTCACTCGACGAAAAAGAGGCACCCCTTGGAGGAACCGTAGTGCCTATCGAGCTTGGAGTCCCTGGAATGGTTCATGCGCTCGTTGTTGAATACGACTACTCCACAGTTCCACGAAGAGCAAAGCTCGTGAAGCCATTTGTAGTACTACCGTATCCAAAAACAGCGGCAGAAAAAAGGAGACAGACCACAAGAGGTTTCTATGACAGCGAGCTTGGGATTGGAGTCTACCTACACAGGTGGAGCAGATGA